The sequence GCTGCCGCACGACCTGGTGGCGTCGTTCCGCTCGACGCTGGACGAGGCGCTGGAGGCGTCGCTGCTGCTCTACGTGGTGGACGCGTCCGACCCCACGTGGGCCGCGCAGCTGGAGGTCACCCGCACGGTGCTCCGCGAGATTGGCGCGGAGGTGGTCCCCAGCAAGCTGCTCTTCAACAAGGTGGACCGCCTGGACGCGGCGGCGCAGGAAGCGCTCAAGGCCGGGCACCCCGACGCGCTCCAGCTCTCCGCGCACCGGCCGGACGACGTGGCCATGTTGCGCAAGGAGATCATCGCCTTCTTCGAGGCCTCCATGGTGGAGGCGGACCTGCTGATTCCCTACGCGAGGCAGGCCCGCATCGGCGAGGTGTACGAGCACACCACGGTGGTGTCGCAGGCCTACGACGAGACGGGCAGCCGGCTGCGCGTGAGAGGCCTGCCGGGCGCCATCGCCCGGCTGACCCGCTCGCTCCAGGAGTAGGCGTCAGCGCACGACGGGCACGGTCACCGGGTCCTTGTCGTCCACGGTGACCTCCACCTTGCCCACGCGCCAGAGCACGGGCTGGAACGCGAGGTTCAGGCGGTGTCCGTCCGCGGTCTCCACCAGGGCGGTGCCCTCCTTGGGGAGGTAGTTGCCCACCTCGTACAGGAGGGACGTGAACGTGATGCGGTCCGTGCCGGACGGGCCGGTCAGCTCACCCGGACCATCGAACAGCAGCGTGGTGCCGCCGATGATGGGCAGGCCCTCGCGCTTCCCCACGCGGCTGTCGATGTGGAAGCTGTGGCCCTGGCGGCCCGGCACCTGGCCCTCCACGTCCGCGAACAGGCGCGTCTCATCCGCGCACGTGCCATAGCCGACCTTCGCCTGGAGCGTCTGGCCATCCACGGCCATCTCGCGCAGGTCGGCGTGCATCTCCATCAGGTCCTCGCCGCCGCGGTACTCCAGCACCGCGCGTCCGGTAAGGCGCAGTCCGTGCACGTCACAGCCGGCGGCCGGGAAGGTCACGACGACCGAGTCGGTGACGTCATCCACGGCCTGCACGGTGGCCGTCGCGCAGGCCACGGTGGAGGACAGGCCCTCCACGGCATGGTTCAGGAATGAGCGCCGGGGCTCGCCGCACGAGTACACGGGCATCAGGCCCAGCATCTCCAGCGCGCCGCGCACCAGGTGCGTGGAGGCGGCGACGCGCTCCACACGGGCCTTCGCGTCGTCGATCTCCTCCTGAGTGGGCGCGTTGTCGCCACAGGCGGTGGAGGCAAGGGCAGAGGCAGCGAGGGCAGCACAGGCGATGCGGCGCATGAAGGGGCTCCAAGGAAGACGGTGCGGATCCCCCGCGCCATCGCAGGGGACCGTACCCTGGCCCTTGAGCAACCGTCATGCCCCCCTCAACCCCGCGAATCCACAGGGAAAGGGGTTCCCCCGACCCCCCACGGCCTGTGCAGCCTCCTGCGCACCCAGGGGCGCCCCTGTCCGGGAGGTCCAGCCCAACTGGTCCGACAGTAGGACCAGTTCGCGACGCTCGCCGCCGGCCCGGTCCGGCCCAACTGGTCCGACAGTCGGACCAGTTCGAGTGGTCCGCCGCCGACAGGGGCGCCCCATGGAGTTCTTCGGCGCCCGTTCCCAGGTCTTAAGAGGCGCGTTCGTTCGGAGCCGAAGCTTCCAGGCCCGTGCCCTCGGCATCCTCCGGTCCCTCGTCCACGGCCGAGGCGTCGTCATCCTCCACGTCGTCCGGCTCCGCTTCCTCCGCGTCCACCGGCGCGGTGTCGGAGGCTTCCGTCAACACGGTGCCCAGCGGGTAGATGACCAGGTGGCGCTGGGGCTCGCTGCCCACGCTCACGGCCTCCAGGTGGTTCTTCACCACCAGGGTGTGCTGCACCTTCCTCAGGCGTGACGGGCGCGGCGACAGCGGCAGGCTGATGCCCTCCGCGAGCACCCGCTGGATGGCCTCCTCCGCGTCCGCCACCGCGGCGTGCACGTCCGCCGGATCCACACCCTCCAACAGATGGAACTCCGTGCGCAGTGCACGGCGGATCTCCGTGGAGCTGTTGCGCTTGATGGCCAGCACCCGCGCCCCCACCCGCTCGGCCGCGCGGCGCAGCCGGGGCGAGTTCGCGCGGCTCCGCAGCGTGAGCACCACGTCCGCGTTCTCCGGACGGCCCACCACCACGGCCTCCACCGGCAGGTCGCGCAGCACGCGCTCCAGCAGCTCCCGGCTCACCGCGTGCGCGGCGATGCGCGTGGGCCCGGGGCGGGGGGCTCCCAGCGCGGGCGTCCCCTTGGGCACGCGGCCTCCCGGCGGCGTGGCCTCCACCACCTCCGGCGCGGCCTCCACGTGCACGGCGCCGTCCTGCTGCCGCCGCTTCTCACCGCCCACGTCCGCGCCCGTGAGCAGCCGGTCCACCGCGCCGCCCGTATCCCGGTGCACGCGCACCTCGTCGCGGCTCACCATCTCCACCACGATGTCGAACGTGGGCGTGCCCTTTCGCTCCGTGACGGTCTTCTGCGTACCCCGGCGTCGTGCCTCGTCGTCGCTCAGCGTGACGGTCTGCACGCCGCCCACCAGGTCCGACAGCGTGGGGTTCAGCACCAGGTTCTCCAGCGTGTTGCCATGCGCCGTCGCCACCAGTTGCACGCCGCGCTCCGCGATGGTGCGCGCGGCGGCGGCCTCCGCGGCGGTGCCAATCTCATCCACCACGATGGCCTCGGGCATGTGGTTCTCCACTGCTTCAATCATCACGTCGTGCTGGCGGTCCGGCCGGCTCACCTGCATGCGCCGGGCGCCGCCGATGCCCGGGTGCGGGATGTCCCCGTCGCCACCAATCTCGTTGGACGTGTCCACCACCATCACGCGCTTGCCCAGCGCGTCCGCGAGCACGCGCGCCACCTCGCGCAGCTTCGTCGTCTTGCCCACGCCCGGCCGCCCGAGCAGCAGCAGGTTGCGCCCGGACTCCACCAGGTCGCGCAGCATGTCGATGGTGCCCTGGATGGCGCGCCCCACGCGCAGCGTGAGCCCCACCACGCGCCCCTGCCGGTTGCGGATGGCGGACACGCGGTGGAGCGTGCGCTCGATGCCCGCGCGATTGTCGCCGCCGGGCTCACCCACCCGGGCGAGCACCGCCTGCAGCGCCTCCGGCTCCACGGGCGTCTCCGACAGGCGGGCCACGCCGTGCACCAGGCGCGCCTCCGGAGGCCGGCCCAGGTCCATCACCACTTCCAGCAGCTCCGCCTGAGGCAGCTTGCGCACCGCCTCCTGGAGCGGCGGCGGCAGCACCGCCACCAGCAGGGCGAAGTCATCGTCGACAGGAGTTCCCTGAGCCATCCCCCAAAAGTGCCAAGCGGCGCCCTCTCGCGCACGGCTTTCCTGCGCGTTCCCGGGAAGCGCCTCCACCGTAAGACGCTCCTTCCCAGCCCGGCAGGCGGCCAGGCACACCCGCCGTGACGGGAAGGAGCCGGACGGCCGTCATCCCTACCTTCAGGCCATGTCTACCGAGACGCAGGACCCCTCCGCCCTCTGGCCCCAGCTCGAGCAGGAGGCGCGCGAGCGCTTCGGCGTGGAGGACTTCCGGCCCGGGCAGCGCGACATCATGGAGGCGGTGCTCGCGGGGCGCGACGTGCTGGGCGTGCTGCCCACGGGCGCGGGCAAGAGCCTCACCTTCCAGCTCCCGGCCCTCTTCGTGCCCGGCGCCACGGTGGTGGTCAGCCCGCTCATCGCGCTGATGCACGACCAGCGTGAACACCTCACGGAGCGCTACGACCTGGACGCGGCGAAGCTGGACTCCACCCTGAGCGCCGGGGACTTGAAGACGCTCCAGAAGCAGATCCGCCGGGGCGAACACGAGTTCATCTACGTCACCCCCGAGCAGCTGGAGAACCCGGAGCGGCTGGAGCTCCTGAAGCGCGCCAACGTGAGCCTCTTCGTGGTGGACGAAGCGCACTGCGTCTCGCAGTGGGGCCACGACTTCCGGCCCGCGTACCTCTCACTCGGAGACGCCATCCGCGCGCTCGGCCGGCCCCGGGTGCTGGCGCTCACGGCGACCGCCACGCCCCGCGTGCGCGAGGACATCCGCACCCAGCTGGGCCTCCAGGACCCCGTGGTGGTGTGCACCGGCATCCAGCGCGACAACCTCACACTGGAGGTCCACCGCACGGTGAACCCGGAGCTCAAGCGCCAGAAGCTGCTGGAGCTGCTGCGCGCCAACGACGGCAGCGCCATCGTCTACACGGCCACCGTGCGCAAGGCGGACGAGCTGTGGCGCTGGCTGCGCGCGGAAGGGATGGAGGCGGAGCGCTACCACGGCAAGCTCAAGGCGTCCGAGCGCGAGGAGAGCCAGCGCCGCTTCATGGACGGCACCACGCCGGTGGTGGTCGCGACGAAGGCCTTCGGGCTGGGCATCGACAAGCCGGACCTGCGGCTCGTGGTGCACTACCACTTCCCCGACTCGCTGGAGAGCTACTACCAGGAGGCGGGACGCGCGGGCCGCGACGGACTGCCCGCGAAGGCGGCGCTGCTGTACCGGCTGGAGGACCGGCGCATCCAGGGCTTCTTCCTGGGCGGCAAGTACCCGCGCCGCGACGAGAGCCAGCGCCTCTACCAGGCCGCGACCACGCTGTGCGCGCAGGGCAAGGCCGTGGCCCTCAAGCGGCTGTCCGAAGCGAGCGGCCTGGGCGACAAGCGCACCCGCGTGCTGGTGGCGCAGCTGGTGGCCGCGGGCGTGCTGGAGAAGGGTGCGCGAGGCGTGAAGCAGCTGCGCGCCTTCGACAAGCCCGAGGAGCTGGACGCGTACCTGAGCGCGTACGAGGAGCGCCACGACGGGGACCGCGACCGCCTGGACGCGATGATGCGCTACGGGAGCACCACCGCGTGCCGCTGGAAGGTGCTGGGCACCTACTTCGACGAGCCGCTGGAGGAGGACTGCGCCCGCTGCGACAACTGCCGCGCCCGCGCCGAAGGCCGCTTCGACGCCCGGCCTCCCGCCCGCACGCGCCCACCCGTACTTCACCCGCAGTCACATCCGGAGGTCGCCGCCGCCCCAGCGGCGTGAGGCTTTCTGCCGGCCTCCGCGCGACCTTGAAACCCGACTTCCGTACTCGAAGTACGGGGCTCACAGGTCTTCAGGCCTTGGGGCATTGTGCACGAATACAGGTATGGCGTATATTGCACAGCATACCTGGACGTAATGCACTTCAGACCTTTCCCTCAAGGTCCTGGAAGGCGGAGACGCGATGGCGGAAGGCAAGTTGAAGGCACTTGTGGTGGATGATGACCCACTCGTGCTCGAACTGGTGGAGCGCTCCATCAGCCGGTACGGCTTCGATGTCGTCACCACGCGCGCGGCGCTGGGCGTGGCCAACCTGCTGCGGACCGAGCAGCCGGACATCGTCCTCCTGGACGTGAACATCCCGGCGCTGAGCGGCGACCGCATCCTGGGCGTGGTGCGCCAGTTCGCGGGGCCGGACACGCTGTTCATCCTCTATTCGTCCATGGACGAGTCGAAGCTGCGCGAGCTGGTGCGCGCGTCCGGGGCGGACGGCTACATCCCCAAGGGCGTCACCGGTCCGGAGCTGGCGCTGAAGCTGTCCGGCCTGCACCACAAGCGGATGGCGAACCGGCCCACGCCCGCGGTGCGCGTGGACAGCGTGCTTCAGCGCGACGTGGCCGCGCCCCAGTCCCAGAGCACCACGGCCCAGGTGTCGGTGGCGTCGCGGTAGGTGTGGAGGGTCTCGAACCCGACCCTCGCGTGCGCGCGCAGGGAGCGGGTGTTTCGGACCGAGACCTCGGTGACGACGCAGTCGAAGCGCGAGCGGAGCTGCTCGCGGTGCTGGTGGTAGAGCGCGTCGAAGAGGCCCTTCCCCCGGTGGGCCTTGTCCACGCACACCTGCCCCATCACGTAGAAGCGCTGGTCCCTGAGCGGCCGGCCCCGGTGTTCGAGCCCTTCGAGGAGCGCGAACATCGGGTCCAGGACGGGGACCAGCGGGCGGCACTCGCGGGGCATCACCAGCGCGTACGCCACCACGTCGGAGCCCTGCAGGGCCACGATGCTGGGGATGAGCACGTGCATGCACTTCAGCGTGTCCAGGCTGTGCTGGACGGTGACGAAGCCCTGGGCCTGCTGCTCCTCCGGTGAGAGCGACGGAGGGAGGTTGCGGCGCTGGAGGGCCTGCACCTGCTCCAGCTCCTCGTAGGTCCGCACGGGCCTCACGTCATACGGATTCGACGGCATGGCGCGGGAGCATAGGCCCGCGCCATGCCGTCGGGGGTCAGCGATCGAAACCGGCCGGACCCGGCGGCGGCTTGTCCGGCAGGTCGTTCTCGAACTCGTCGCGGGAGAACGGCGAGGTCACGAGCGTCTTCGCCTCCAGCTCCGCGGGCGCCGGCAGCGGCTTTTCCGGGAGTGACTGCTGAGGCCTTCGGGGCATGGGTACCAGCACGGGACTGATCCGACATCTCGACATGACCGTGTCCTCCTGACGAAGCCGCCGCGGGGTCCGCGTTCCCGATGCCGCGTGCGGCCTCCTCTTGAAGACGTCCCAGGTCTGGATCTTTTCAGTGACCCGGCAGGGGGTCATTCGAAGAGGAGCACGTCGTGCACCCAGCGGTCTCCAGGGGAGGCCTGGAGCCACGCCTGGCGCTCGTCGCGCAGGGCCACGCTGGGGGCGGCGCCCGCGTGGATGCGCTCGCGCACGTCGCTGAAGAAGCGGCCCGCGGTGTCCGGGATGTCCACCGTGGCGGCCATCACCGCGCGAGCCCCGGCGTCGAGGAAGGCCACCGGCAGGCTGAAGGACTCATGAGGGAAGGGCGCGGTGCGAGCGGCGCCACAAGCGGCCAGGAACACCAGCGGCGCGCCCGTGAGCCCTTCAGCGCACACCTGCTGGGCGGTGAGCGCGTAACGGCCATCCCCCTCCGGAGCCAGCATGAGGAGCGAGGCGTCCGACAGCTCCGGGCTGAACACGCCATGCGTGTGGATCTCCACCTCGGTGGCGGTGCGCATCGCCGTCAGCACACGTGACGGCGTGGCCCGCGAGCCCTCCAGCATCACGCGCCGGGCGTCCTGCTTCGCGGGAGGCGCCATCGGCGGCAGACGGGCAAGGCCCAGCGCGGGAGGCGTGTCCACGTTGGCGACGACCAGGTGGACACCGCTGTCCACCGGAGGAGGTTGCACCGTCGCATGCCCCACGCGGTAGCTCCAGGCGAAGTCCGAGGGCAGCAGCCGGGGCAGGCCCGTCACCGGAGGCGGGGCCAGCACCTGCACCTGTTCGCAGCCGCGCAGCGCTTCCTGCACCGCGGGCGGGACCAGCCCGGAGGCGTCCTGCCCGAGCGGCGCCGTGCGGGTCTCGTTGAAGTCCCCGAGCACCGCGCCGGAAGGACCCCGCGCCACCGCGAGCGTGCGCTCGTGCTGCACCGACACCGCGAGCACGCAGCGCTCCGGCACCTCCATCACCTGGAGCTGACGGCCCGCGAGCCTGAGCGCCTCCTCGTGCGCACCCGCGCGTCCGGCGTCGGAGATGAGCGCGGCGGAGGCGCGGGCCCGCGCGCGGCGGGCATTCACGTCGTCGGGCCATTGCTCCGCTTGCGTGAGGGCGCTCGCCAGCAGCGCGCGTCCCGCGGCGGGGGCGCGCTCCAGCTCGAACTCCCCTTGGATGGCGTCCAGCAACGCGCGCTCACCGGGGCGCGGCTCGCCCTGCCTCAGTCCGGAGAGCGCGCGAGACAGCGCGTCCGCCGCTCCAGGCATGGGACCGAAGCGGGCCAGGTCCGCGAGCGCGCCCGCGCCGTTCAGCCCCAGCGGCTGGCCGGACGCCATCGACTGCTCCAGGTGCTGACGGGCCTCGTCCACGCGGAAGTCCATCCACGCCAGGGTCGCCAGGTTGCGGTGCACATAGCCCGCCTGCCGTGAGTCATCCGGCGCGCGAGCCAGCGACTCCCGCAGGTACGCGCTCGCGGTGGGCGCGACATGATGGAAGCGCGCCACCTGCGCCAGCTCCTGCAGGAACTGCCGCTCCTGCTGCCACTCGCCGTGCTGCCTCGCGAGCCGCCAGCCGCGCAGCGCGTGCTCATGGGCCTCGGCGGGACGGTGCAGCTCGCCCAGGTACATGTCCGTGAGCCACCCGTGCAGCTCGGCGCAGCGGTAGTCCAACCGCTCCGCCTCGCACGTGCGCAGCGCCTCCAGGACGCGCGTCTCCGCCTTCCACCACTGTCCCTCGCGCAGCTCCAGGTTGGCGCGCTCGCGTTCGGCGATGAGGTGGAACCACGGATCCCCCAATCCGTCCGCGGCGCGAGCGAACGCCGCCACGTCCACGGGCCGCCCCGCCTTGAGCTCGTACCCGAGCGCCCCCACGTACAGGTCGTCCTCCCCTGAACGTCGCAGCGCCTCCAGGAAGGCCTTCGGGAACAGCGCCCCGTCGCGCACGAACCGCACGTAGTCCCGCGCGAGCGGCCCACGCTTCTCGAAGTCCCGCTCCGCCACGCGCAGCACGGTCGCATGGAGCACCGAGCCGCCGCCGTAGGCCCGGTCCAGGGCGTCCGCGAGCGGCAGCAGCCGCAGCACCGCGTCCTTCGACGGCGCCGCGCGGACCGCGTCATAGAACGCCAGCCGCACGATGCCGGGCAGCCGCGAGGCCTCCTCCACCGGGAGCGGCGCGGTCGTGTCCGCCATCAGGTCCTGCGTCGCCGCGAACGCCTGCTTCCAGGCGCGGCCGCGAGCCAGGGTCTCTTCGCGCAAGCGGCCCGCACGGTCCCGGGCCTCCGCGCTCCAGCCGGGCTCGCCCAGCTTCGCCACGGCGTCGAAGGCCTCCGCCGCCAGCAGGGGCAGCTCCAGGTTCCGCAGGACCAGCGCCAGGTTCCACAGGGCCTGCGGATGGTCCGGCTTCTTCCGGAGCACGTCCTCGAGCACGGCCAGCGCCTCATCGAGCGCGGCCTGCTCGGAGGTCCCCGCGTGGGCCAGCGCCAGCGCCACCGCGCGGTCGGAGTCCGTGTCCGGTGACGCGGGCACGTGGCCCAGGTAGCCCAGGGCCTGCCGCGAGTCGCCCGCGATCAGGAACGCGGAGGCGATGCCCCGCCAGTCCTGCCGGTCCTCCATCCCGGCCAGCTCCCGCAGCGGCACGGGTTCGGGCACGGGTGTCCCTCCGCGCAGGGGAGCGAAGGGACGGTGTGCATCCAGGGCCGCGGACGTCAGCCGCGCCTCCAGGCGGCGCGTGGGCTCGGGGGGCGGCCACGGCGCGGGGGCATCCTCCGTCACGCGAGCCGTCCAGGTGCTCACGGCGGTGAGGGCCAGGGCGAGCGCCCCCAGGTGGTTCCATTGGGGGCGCCAGCGGCGGGCGGGCGGCGGGGCCATGACCTCGGCGGGCTCGGACGGGACGGGCCAGGGGGCTGGGGAGGCCCCTGGGGCTTCGGGAGTCGGCGCCGCTTTCGCGGCAGCCAGCCGTCCGAGGATGTCCGCCTGCAGCAGGTCATGGAACCGGGCGCCGCAGTCCTCGCAGGAGGCGAGGTGGGCGCGGAAGCCCTCGTGGTGCTCGAGGGGCAGCTCCCCGTCCACGAAGGCGGGGAGGTGGGTGCAGTGGCCGTTCATCCGCTCCCCAGCTTCCGACGGGCCTCGGCCAGGTCGCGAAGCTGGTCACGCAGCTTGTGTCTCGCGTGGTAGAGCCACGTGCCCACCGTGCCGACGGGGGCGCCCAGGCGGCGGCCGATCTCCGCGTGGCGCAGCCCCTCCGAGTGCAGCTCGAAGGTCCGGCGCAGGTTGAAGGGCAGCGCCGAGACGGCCTTGAGCAGCTCCGCCTCCGTGACGCACTCCCACAGCTCCGGGTCCGGCGCCTCCGGCTCCTCGAAGAGCTTGTGCACGTTGCCCAGGTTGATGGCGGTGG comes from Corallococcus macrosporus and encodes:
- a CDS encoding R3H domain-containing nucleic acid-binding protein, which produces MAQGTPVDDDFALLVAVLPPPLQEAVRKLPQAELLEVVMDLGRPPEARLVHGVARLSETPVEPEALQAVLARVGEPGGDNRAGIERTLHRVSAIRNRQGRVVGLTLRVGRAIQGTIDMLRDLVESGRNLLLLGRPGVGKTTKLREVARVLADALGKRVMVVDTSNEIGGDGDIPHPGIGGARRMQVSRPDRQHDVMIEAVENHMPEAIVVDEIGTAAEAAAARTIAERGVQLVATAHGNTLENLVLNPTLSDLVGGVQTVTLSDDEARRRGTQKTVTERKGTPTFDIVVEMVSRDEVRVHRDTGGAVDRLLTGADVGGEKRRQQDGAVHVEAAPEVVEATPPGGRVPKGTPALGAPRPGPTRIAAHAVSRELLERVLRDLPVEAVVVGRPENADVVLTLRSRANSPRLRRAAERVGARVLAIKRNSSTEIRRALRTEFHLLEGVDPADVHAAVADAEEAIQRVLAEGISLPLSPRPSRLRKVQHTLVVKNHLEAVSVGSEPQRHLVIYPLGTVLTEASDTAPVDAEEAEPDDVEDDDASAVDEGPEDAEGTGLEASAPNERAS
- a CDS encoding RecQ family ATP-dependent DNA helicase; translated protein: MSTETQDPSALWPQLEQEARERFGVEDFRPGQRDIMEAVLAGRDVLGVLPTGAGKSLTFQLPALFVPGATVVVSPLIALMHDQREHLTERYDLDAAKLDSTLSAGDLKTLQKQIRRGEHEFIYVTPEQLENPERLELLKRANVSLFVVDEAHCVSQWGHDFRPAYLSLGDAIRALGRPRVLALTATATPRVREDIRTQLGLQDPVVVCTGIQRDNLTLEVHRTVNPELKRQKLLELLRANDGSAIVYTATVRKADELWRWLRAEGMEAERYHGKLKASEREESQRRFMDGTTPVVVATKAFGLGIDKPDLRLVVHYHFPDSLESYYQEAGRAGRDGLPAKAALLYRLEDRRIQGFFLGGKYPRRDESQRLYQAATTLCAQGKAVALKRLSEASGLGDKRTRVLVAQLVAAGVLEKGARGVKQLRAFDKPEELDAYLSAYEERHDGDRDRLDAMMRYGSTTACRWKVLGTYFDEPLEEDCARCDNCRARAEGRFDARPPARTRPPVLHPQSHPEVAAAPAA
- a CDS encoding response regulator, which translates into the protein MDDDPLVLELVERSISRYGFDVVTTRAALGVANLLRTEQPDIVLLDVNIPALSGDRILGVVRQFAGPDTLFILYSSMDESKLRELVRASGADGYIPKGVTGPELALKLSGLHHKRMANRPTPAVRVDSVLQRDVAAPQSQSTTAQVSVASR
- a CDS encoding GNAT family N-acetyltransferase, which encodes MPSNPYDVRPVRTYEELEQVQALQRRNLPPSLSPEEQQAQGFVTVQHSLDTLKCMHVLIPSIVALQGSDVVAYALVMPRECRPLVPVLDPMFALLEGLEHRGRPLRDQRFYVMGQVCVDKAHRGKGLFDALYHQHREQLRSRFDCVVTEVSVRNTRSLRAHARVGFETLHTYRDATDTWAVVLWDWGAATSR
- a CDS encoding CHAT domain-containing protein is translated as MNGHCTHLPAFVDGELPLEHHEGFRAHLASCEDCGARFHDLLQADILGRLAAAKAAPTPEAPGASPAPWPVPSEPAEVMAPPPARRWRPQWNHLGALALALTAVSTWTARVTEDAPAPWPPPEPTRRLEARLTSAALDAHRPFAPLRGGTPVPEPVPLRELAGMEDRQDWRGIASAFLIAGDSRQALGYLGHVPASPDTDSDRAVALALAHAGTSEQAALDEALAVLEDVLRKKPDHPQALWNLALVLRNLELPLLAAEAFDAVAKLGEPGWSAEARDRAGRLREETLARGRAWKQAFAATQDLMADTTAPLPVEEASRLPGIVRLAFYDAVRAAPSKDAVLRLLPLADALDRAYGGGSVLHATVLRVAERDFEKRGPLARDYVRFVRDGALFPKAFLEALRRSGEDDLYVGALGYELKAGRPVDVAAFARAADGLGDPWFHLIAERERANLELREGQWWKAETRVLEALRTCEAERLDYRCAELHGWLTDMYLGELHRPAEAHEHALRGWRLARQHGEWQQERQFLQELAQVARFHHVAPTASAYLRESLARAPDDSRQAGYVHRNLATLAWMDFRVDEARQHLEQSMASGQPLGLNGAGALADLARFGPMPGAADALSRALSGLRQGEPRPGERALLDAIQGEFELERAPAAGRALLASALTQAEQWPDDVNARRARARASAALISDAGRAGAHEEALRLAGRQLQVMEVPERCVLAVSVQHERTLAVARGPSGAVLGDFNETRTAPLGQDASGLVPPAVQEALRGCEQVQVLAPPPVTGLPRLLPSDFAWSYRVGHATVQPPPVDSGVHLVVANVDTPPALGLARLPPMAPPAKQDARRVMLEGSRATPSRVLTAMRTATEVEIHTHGVFSPELSDASLLMLAPEGDGRYALTAQQVCAEGLTGAPLVFLAACGAARTAPFPHESFSLPVAFLDAGARAVMAATVDIPDTAGRFFSDVRERIHAGAAPSVALRDERQAWLQASPGDRWVHDVLLFE
- a CDS encoding RNA polymerase sigma factor encodes the protein MREELDTSDMEYADFAVRHQPILMAVARNICGGNATACEDLVQDVLLRALLKWDSLRGQAEPVRRAWLVRVLHNRFLDTCRRSRTEATTAINLGNVHKLFEEPEAPDPELWECVTEAELLKAVSALPFNLRRTFELHSEGLRHAEIGRRLGAPVGTVGTWLYHARHKLRDQLRDLAEARRKLGSG